Within the Magnetococcus sp. PR-3 genome, the region ATCGCATTGCCCACTACACCCCGTTTCAACCCCAGCATGAGCAAATTACCTTGGTGATGATCACTGAGGAGACCTTAAAACAGTTTCCTTACCGCTGGCCGTTGGACCGTAGCTTTGTGGCTGACTTACTCCAAGCCCTACAGAACAAAGGGGTGCGGGCCATTGGTTTGGATGTTCTGTTTCATCAAGAGAGTGAAGCCCACAAAGATCGGCATCTCCACCAGACCATACGGGATATGAAGGTTCCAACCGTGGTGCACTATGCCACCACTAAAGAGGGGGTATCTTCCGCCGAACAGGCCTATTTGGAGAAGCTTATTCCACCATCTATGCGGGGGTTGGCACAGCATCAAGCCAATGGTGTGGATAAACGTGTGCGTCATCTACAAGGGGGATACAAGGATCCGCAAGGTAAGCATATCCCCAGCTTTGCCCACCAGATGATGGTACGTATGTCATTGAAGACCGATCATGAGGCACAGGCTATTCGTTGGCGGCGAGGCCCAGATGCCGAGACTTCAGCGTTTAATGAGATTCCTGCCCACCTGGTTACATCCCTACCTGACCATTGGTTTAAGGATAAAATTGTTCTGATCGGTGTGGCGTCCGCGTACACCCCTTCCTATCAAACGCCTCTATCTCTCTCTAATCAAGGCCAACCCCATGCCAGTGCGATGATTCACGCTCAGGCGTTGGCCCACCTGTTGGCCAATCATAAAAGCCCCCATGCGGATCGTATGGCGGTATTGATCCATTTTGGTGGGGCTTTGCTCGTCGGGCTGTTGTTGGGTTTTTCGGCACGTCTGTGGGCGAGAGTCTCTTTGGTTTTATTGGTTATGGGGGGCATGTGGTGGGGTGTGGTTGAGCTTTTTCAGCAAGGGGGGGTGCTTTTACCGTTTGTGGGCGCCGCTCTGGTTTTGTTGGTGACTACGGTGACCACAGATCGCTTGGTAGGAAAGATGGAAAGGCGGGATAGAAATCTTCTAAAACAAGCGTTTAGCCGTTATCTGTCACCTGATCTGCTCAAACAGCTGCTTGACGACCCCAGCCGCCTAACCCGAACGGCCGAGCGTAGAGAGTTAACCTTTCTGTTTACCGATCTGGAGGGTTTTACCACATTATCTGAACAGAGTGAGCCGTTGGTACTAGGTCGTGTGATGAACGCCTATTTTGATGGAGTCTGCTCGATTGTTATGAACCATGGAGGGTTGGTGGTGGACCTGATTGGTGATGCTGTGTTTGCAATCTTTAATGCCCCGGTGGCACAAAAAGACCATGCGCAGCGGGCTGTACGTTGTTCCCAGGAAATTGCCCTTTTTACCCGGAGTTTTCAGGAACAGCAGCAGGCGGAGGGTATACCGGTTGGTGCGACACGTATTGGTCTACATACAGGTCAGGCTTTGGTGGGTAATTTTGGCTCAGAACAACGTTTTAAATATGCAGCATTAGGCGATGCGGTGAATGTGGCTGCCCGTATTGAGGGGCTCAATAAGATTTTTGGTACCCGTGTGTGCAGTTCCCGCGAGGTTCTACAGAAAACCGAAGGAAACAGCGGTCTTTATCGATCTGTAGGTTCGATTGCATTGAAAGGTAAAGAAAAACTGGTGGATATTGAAGAGGTGGTGGATCCTCAACAGTATAATCAGGATTATCTAAAACAGTACCGTACAGCTTATGAAGCGTTAACGGCAGGAGAGGTGGATACAGCATTGACCGGGTTTAAACAGCTGTTAGAGCAGAATCCGGATGATCACTGTAGTCGACTTCATGTGAACCGAATTGAACAGGGTGCTACCAATACATCAATCTATATGAAACAAAAGTAGATTAGGGGCTAACGCTGTAGAGCTTGATTAAGCCTGTTCGGCCACGAACGGCTGTTTCAGCAATAAAGCGGGTGCGCATGGTGCTTGGTAACTGTTCCTGGGTCTGTTCACTCAATAGAATGGAGCAGGGATAGTCTTTGGTCAGGCTTTCAATGCGTGAGGCCAAATTGACCGTATCACCGATCACCGTATATTCCATTCGCTCGGCGGAGCCAATATTTCCAGCAATGACCTCTCCAGAATGTAAACCAATCCCCATTTGTAAGGCGGGGTGACCTTGAGCTTGCCAGCGTTCATTAAGGGCCTGTAGCCGTTCTTGCATCTGTTGGGCGGCCTGTAAAGCGGCTGAACTGTGTTGGGGATTATCCATAGGGGCACCAAAAACAGCCAAAATACCATCCCCCAGGAATTTATCAATGGTTCCGCCCTGTGCAAAAATAGCCTGACTCATTTCAGTCAAATATTCATTGAGCAAGGTGACGACAAAATCGGGATCCTGATTTTGTGAGAAGGTGGTAAACCCCCGGAGATCCGAGATCAAAACGGTGACGTGATGTTTATCGCCTCCTAGCTCCAAATCAAGGGTGCCAGCATCCATTTGCGCCACAATATCCCGCGATAAAAAACGCATCAGGCGTTCCCGTTGGCGGAACTGGATGAAGAGTTGGCTGAGGTTTTGGGAGAGGAAGTAGGTTAAGGCGCCAGAGACCAAGCTGATGATTAGGGTATAGATGATCAGTTGATCGGAAACTTGCCCCCAGTGTAGGACCAGGGTATTGGCGATCAAGGTTAAGAACGTGCTGTAAATGATAACCGCATGGCCATGCCGGAACGCACTTAAGAAATTAAAACAGATAAAAACGGTGATAAACATCATGCTCCAACCAATATCCAGGAAGGGCGCAAACTGTTCCATTTGGTGTGCGGAGAGGATACCACCAAGCAGAAAAAGATAATCAAAGCTAATGGTAAGGTATTTGATCCAGGGCTGATATTTTCCCCCACGGGTACGGCGATGCACAAAGTAGATAAAGGCGCCAATCAACAGGCTGGTCATGATGGTGACCATGAGTATGCTCATGGTAAAGAGATTATTTTGCAGACCTGCAAAGGCGTCCATCACCCAAAAAATAATAAAATAACTGGCGCGCAGCTGATTAATGCGGTTTTCCGATATCATCTCCCGCTCATGCAGGGCTTCGACAAAATGGGTGTCGTATACAATGGCAGGGGGGGTTGGTTGAGCCATCATGGCGCACCTTTGTGTTAAAAACCGGACAATATGTACGAAAGAACGTACTTAGGCGTAGACTATGATCAAAGCATATCGGAAACAGAGCGGTGCGCCCAGTCATGCTATTATTTGTATCTTTTCTTTAAGGTGAGATGGGTAAGCTATGGGGGAAAGAAAGAAGGTTCCTGGATGAGAGGAACCTTCTTGCGGTGCAGCACTTAATGGTTTTCGAACATCGCATTATACTTCATCTGTGTAGTCAG harbors:
- a CDS encoding adenylate/guanylate cyclase domain-containing protein, whose protein sequence is MAQPTPPAIVYDTHFVEALHEREMISENRINQLRASYFIIFWVMDAFAGLQNNLFTMSILMVTIMTSLLIGAFIYFVHRRTRGGKYQPWIKYLTISFDYLFLLGGILSAHQMEQFAPFLDIGWSMMFITVFICFNFLSAFRHGHAVIIYSTFLTLIANTLVLHWGQVSDQLIIYTLIISLVSGALTYFLSQNLSQLFIQFRQRERLMRFLSRDIVAQMDAGTLDLELGGDKHHVTVLISDLRGFTTFSQNQDPDFVVTLLNEYLTEMSQAIFAQGGTIDKFLGDGILAVFGAPMDNPQHSSAALQAAQQMQERLQALNERWQAQGHPALQMGIGLHSGEVIAGNIGSAERMEYTVIGDTVNLASRIESLTKDYPCSILLSEQTQEQLPSTMRTRFIAETAVRGRTGLIKLYSVSP
- a CDS encoding adenylate/guanylate cyclase domain-containing protein — its product is MWRSGSGEWIKKRLFQLLAVVFLVVAVVMGLAWLLPSFHALENHTSDHRIAHYTPFQPQHEQITLVMITEETLKQFPYRWPLDRSFVADLLQALQNKGVRAIGLDVLFHQESEAHKDRHLHQTIRDMKVPTVVHYATTKEGVSSAEQAYLEKLIPPSMRGLAQHQANGVDKRVRHLQGGYKDPQGKHIPSFAHQMMVRMSLKTDHEAQAIRWRRGPDAETSAFNEIPAHLVTSLPDHWFKDKIVLIGVASAYTPSYQTPLSLSNQGQPHASAMIHAQALAHLLANHKSPHADRMAVLIHFGGALLVGLLLGFSARLWARVSLVLLVMGGMWWGVVELFQQGGVLLPFVGAALVLLVTTVTTDRLVGKMERRDRNLLKQAFSRYLSPDLLKQLLDDPSRLTRTAERRELTFLFTDLEGFTTLSEQSEPLVLGRVMNAYFDGVCSIVMNHGGLVVDLIGDAVFAIFNAPVAQKDHAQRAVRCSQEIALFTRSFQEQQQAEGIPVGATRIGLHTGQALVGNFGSEQRFKYAALGDAVNVAARIEGLNKIFGTRVCSSREVLQKTEGNSGLYRSVGSIALKGKEKLVDIEEVVDPQQYNQDYLKQYRTAYEALTAGEVDTALTGFKQLLEQNPDDHCSRLHVNRIEQGATNTSIYMKQK